In Porites lutea chromosome 1, jaPorLute2.1, whole genome shotgun sequence, a single genomic region encodes these proteins:
- the LOC140941652 gene encoding uncharacterized protein — protein sequence MTRYPFSELRVNKFKMEDAKERHVKRSEAIEISCGDGKNANRGESLQEAFKKFRKDRQKAIRLSKQVNEEEIKWRADPKRMHNLRMRFVEQCKQYFGVPYAKKYQEPGTNEYNSPLFLDCCGLVRKVLRDLKEDFGFEVGPWNQAYMYDTLPVDIEKPEDMKPGDLVFVSGIYHNPKSKKQRHNMVHVEVWAGDEEKTIGARWQRGKIQYHDSYKFSAKSYHSMQYHFKSIDTWLKGICRSHCPEHSWTRSKYQPGKKSIFAEDQANETSDQDAEEDQEIDEQVNVCGDGNSFQCNASSEKGLERVGQFVSAEKQNIIRNPSQDCSTSVEEFSRKNGHPATDVSSLAAESQYRQKTFHSLDECVTWLISKITIELEKEVSDECNTGGLKLTDSSNVIDKDFKQEPVRNSCQCPQCCHITINCIHQDKTNDHYYNQFKDEDQFERLEDSKYISSSLECFDFVYNDASESQAVSIIQCPNNSTGGSSNARRSVSPSKAVRKGKGSGNDSSSGNGRGNENEKNNNNKDTPHKNSRGGARSVSHQNGKQPKFFIGGGNGNWMIESTLVSLGWSKIEDKMDDSFKLKWVECKSQINYDSFREGEQLVNHISNINLLTTKLGLLCSLQEYQRVQEKMAKTPSKFQISMNEFVPETHKLMCETEKLKFVNEVYKDGETWICKPTGMNQGKGIYLVSSKEQLKEKLNINGESESSARRSVVRPPQGRVIQRYVLNPLLLNGYKFDVRTYMLIASTSPYVVFYHPGYVRLSCVPYTPYTQDAAGLHAHLTNQYVQKKHPMYSTMKEDTVWSFDRLQSYIDEKYAKEKELPENWVYTAFTKRMHQIMTACFHSVRQKLHRRSGTFDLLGFDFLIDEDFKVWLLEVNINPALHTNCQVLMDLLPGVVDETLKLVIEISEKTKRKRPIFPLESQKGFQLLYNGEK from the exons ATGACACGTTACCCTTTCAGTGAATTACgggttaataaatttaaaatggaaGACGCCAAGGAAAGGCACGTGAAACGAAGCGAGGCGATCGAAATTTCGTGTGGAGATGGAAAGAATGCGAACAGAGGCGAGAGTTTACAGGAGGCTTTCAAGAAATTCCGCAAGGATAGACAG AAGGCAATACGTTTGTCTAAGCAAGTGAATGAGGAAGAAATAAAGTGGAGAGCCGATCCTAAAAGAATGCACAATCTAAGAATGAGATTTGTTGAACAGTGCAAGCAGTACTTTGGAGTGCCTTATGCAAAGAAATACCAGGAACCAGGAA CCAATGAATACAACTCCCCTTTGTTTCTTGATTGTTGTGGCTTGGTAAGAAAAGTTCTTCGGGATCTCAAGGAGGACTTCGGTTTTGAAGTTGGTCCCTGGAATCAAGCCTACATG TATGACACACTTCCAGTGGATATTGAGAAGCCAGAGGACATGAAACCTGGTGATCTGGTGTTTGTGTCTGGAATATACCATAATCCTAAAT cAAAGAAACAGCGCCACAACATGGTCCATGTTGAAGTTTGGGCAGGTGATGAGGAAAAAACAATTGGTGCAAGATGGCAACGTGGAAa GATACAGTATCATGATTCTTACAAGTTCAGTGCCAAGAGTTACCACAGCATGCAGTATCATTTTAAATCGATTGACACATGGCTTAAGGGTATCTGCAGAAGCCATTGTCCAGAACATTCCTGGACAAGATCAAAGTATCAGCCAGGAAAAAAGTCAATCTTTGCTGAGGATCAAGCTAATGAAACCTCAGATCAAGATGCAGAGGAAGACCAGGAAATTGATGAACAAGTTAATGTTTGTGGTGATGGAAATAGCTTCCAGTGCAATGCATCAAGTGAAAAAGGCTTAGAAAGAGTTGGTCAATTTGTCTCTGCTGAAAAGCAAAATATTATCAGGAATCCGTCACAGGATTGTTCCACTTCTGTTGAAGAATTTTCTCGCAAAAATGGTCATCCAGCTACTGATGTTTCATCTTTAGCAGCAGAGTCTCAATATAGacaaaaaacatttcacagTTTGGATGAATGTGTTACCTGGTTAATATCAAAGATAACAATTGAACTTGAGAAGGAGGTTAGTGATGAATGCAATACTGGTGGCTTAAAGCTGACAGATTCTTCCAATGTCATAGACAAAGATTTCAAGCAGGAACCTGTGAGAAATAGCTGCCAATGTCCTCAATGTTGCCATATAACAATAAACTGCATACATCAAGACAAAACTAATGATCATTATTATAATCAATTCAAGGATGAGGATCAATTTGAGAGACTTGAAGATAGTAAATACATTTCATCTTCACTGGAATGTTTTGATTTTGTGTACAATGATGCTAGTGAAAGTCAAGCTGTTTCAATAATCCAATGTCCAAACAACTCCACCGGTGGTAGCAGTAATGCTCGGCGTTCTGTCTCTCCTTCAAAAGCTGTAAGAAAGGGGAAAG GTTCTGGAAATGATTCATCATCAGGAAATGGAAGAgggaatgaaaatgaaaagaataacaacaacaaggatACCCCGCACAAGAACTCGCGAGGTGGTGCAAGATCTGTCAGTCATCAGAATGGCAAACAGCCAAAATTTTTTATTGGAGGAGGAAACGGAAACTGGAT GATTGAATCTACATTAGTTTCACTGGGCTGGAGTAAGATTGAAGACAAGATGGATGATTCTTTTAAACTAAAATGGGTGGAATGCAAGAGTCAGATAAACTACGACAGTTTCAGGGAAG gaGAGCAACTTGTAAATCACATTTCTAACATCAATCTGCTCACAACAAAGCTTGGTCTTCTGTGCAGCTTACAAGAATACCAAAGGGTGCAAGAAAAAATGGCCAAGACACCATCTAA GTTCCAAATTTCAATGAATGAATTTGTACCTGAAACTCACAAACTGATGTGTGAAACGGAAAAACTCAAGTTTGTGAATGAAGTCTATAAAG aCGGTGAAACTTGGATCTGTAAACCAACAGGCATGAATCAGGGGAAAGGCATCTATCTTGTGAGCAGCAAAGAACAACTCAAAGAGAAGCTAAACATAAATGGAGAGAGCGAATCCAGTGCAAGACGTAGCGTGGTGCGACCACCTCAGGGACGAGTCATACAGAG ATATGTGCTGAATCCCTTGCTGTTGAATGGCTACAAGTTTGATGTCCGTACGTACATGTTAATCGCAAGTACCTCGCCTTATGTTGTCTTTTATCATCCGGGATATGTACGCCTGTCGTGTGTCCCGTATACACCCTACACTCAAGATGCCGCTGGACTGCATGCTCATCTTACCAATCAG TATGTACAGAAAAAACACCCCATGTATTCCACCATGAAGGAAGATACTGTCTGGAGTTTCGATCGATTGCAGTCATACATCGATGAGAAATATGCCAAGGAAAAAGAACTCCCTGAAAACTGGGTCTACACAGCATTCACG AAACGCATGCATCAGATAATGACAGCATGTTTCCACAGTGTTCGTCAAAAGCTGCATAGAAGATCAGGAACTTTTGACTTACTAGGATTCGACTTTCTTATCGACGAAGATTTTAAG GTTTGGTTGTTAGAGGTGAATATCAACCCTGCTCTTCACACAAACTGCCAAGTGCTCATGGATCTCTTACCGGGGGTAGTCGACGAGACGCTAA aaCTTGTTATCGAGATCTCAGAGAAGACAAAGCGAAAGCGGCCAATCTTTCCACTTGAAAGTCAGAAGGGTTTTCAGTTATTATACAACGGAGAAAAATAA
- the LOC140941662 gene encoding uncharacterized protein, translated as MGAQESKRWSELVPETPQAEDKRLTRLQIPDPRSPFSEIQRTPIQLECYEESPQNRELNVVDPRSPSFLIDRTPITVAVGQEVAQSKETFEAVVQEEEGKSTDHDEVTESQNEEHNDEAVFEEPPSPDIKHINRLLSETSVSPVSPGAPLSKKDKARLLKKTTSPSDFKRRRRLSERRPSVPQKLFSDKVAPAPRSPLAQRNSVILTEAVKKGNRVSFRAQKTKRLSLQDGLYSGKENSTAPLMNL; from the coding sequence ATGGGTGCACAAGAAAGCAAGCGATGGTCAGAACTGGTTCCAGAAACTCCTCAAGCTGAAGATAAACGCCTTACAAGACTTCAAATCCCCGATCCGCGATCGCCGTTTTCTGAAATACAGCGAACTCCGATTCAATTGGAATGCTACGAAGAATCACCCCAGAACCGAGAACTGAACGTTGTGGATCCAAGATCGCCGAGTTTTCTAATAGATCGCACTCCTATTACTGTTGCCGTTGGACAGGAAGTAGCACAATCAAAAGAAACATTTGAAGCCGTTGTACAGGAGGAAGAGGGAAAATCAACCGATCATGATGAGGTCACAGAAAGCCAGAACGAAGAACACAACGACGAGGCCGTTTTCGAAGAGCCGCCCTCACCAGACATCAAACACATTAACAGACTCCTCAGCGAGACCTCTGTTTCTCCTGTTTCACCAGGAGCTCCACTCTCTAAGAAAGATAAAGCGCGATTGCTTAAGAAAACCACAAGCCCGAGCGACTTTAAGAGAAGACGAAGGCTCTCAGAACGCCGTCCTTCCGTCCCTCAAAAGCTGTTCTCAGACAAGGTTGCTCCCGCCCCACGATCTCCTCTTGCTCAGAGAAATTCAGTTATTTTGACTGAAGCGGTAAAGAAAGGAAACAGGGTTTCGTTCCGCGCACAgaaaaccaagagactgagctTACAAGATGGACTTTATtctggaaaagaaaattctacAGCACCACTTATGAATTTGTAG
- the LOC140931212 gene encoding uncharacterized protein: MADEKAGESVEKELTAKQRKNRKKKEAAKRKKQEQSLKESGRAIGESEVNNDNEKAPGTEETPEEKFHRELNWCIEQLEMGLAFQKPDKKQAEVAHRHLRSLKSSKTPMPRKRQIMYSLFGDYRKKIQDDQRNQRQESAAVVSPKLSSVKQEDQKSIFVKVCQMKFTDSGRQKAPEDETDALNENWKFQKSDNSFKFNFAASAEYS; this comes from the exons ATGGCGGACGAAAAGGCAGGAGAAAGCGTAGAAAAAGAACTAACAGCGAAACAGCgcaaaaatagaaagaaaaaggaagcgGCGAAGCGTAAAAAACAGGAGCAAAGTCTTAAG GAATCAGGGAGGGCAATAGGAGAAAGTGAAGTTAACAATGATAACGAGAAAGCACCAGGAACAGAAGAG ACACCGGAGGAAAAGTTTCATCGTGAGCTAAACTGGTGTATTGAACAACTTGAAATGGGTCTTGCCTTTCAGAAACCGGACAAAAAACAAG CTGAAGTTGCACATCGTCATTTACGATCTTTGAAGTCATCCAAAACTCCCATG cCCAGGAAAAGGCAAATTATGTATTCATTGTTTGGAGACTACAGGAAAAAGATCCAAGATGATCAAAGGAATCAAAGACAAG AGTCAGCTGCAGTTGTTAGTCCAAAGCTATCCTCTGTTAAGCAAGAAGACCAGAAGAGCATATTTGTCAAAGTTTGCCAAATGAAATTTACAGATTCTGGAAGACAG AAAGCTCCAGAAGACGAAACTGATGCACTGAATGAGAACTGGAAATTTCAAAAGTCAGATAATagttttaagtttaattttgcTGCAAGTGCAGAATattcatga
- the LOC140933584 gene encoding uncharacterized protein, with amino-acid sequence MSSAMDVEVSTHYFFGDSVDFYHDFQGECEDCGRIVPEWSLLQCQYGFCGKFCCTKCGFRCRNCGQYEDRSVSLCLSHALMVYPPCDGCKKQFCDVCSKISVTQCKSCLKHFCTKCQSQENENISKSGTCDQCDIKALHTLQEICRTQIRHTIRGAIGKRGPPYHMLRSRDIDQNVQHLPLPGPVKNYVCYK; translated from the exons ATGTCTTCCGCCATGGACGTTGAAGTTTCCACTCACTATTTTTTCGGTGATTCAGTCGACTTTTACCACGATTTTCAGGGAGAATGTGAAGATTGTGGAAGAATAGTTCCAGAGTGGTCATTGTTACAGTGTCAGTACGGCTTTTGCGGGAAATTTTGCTGCACAAAATGTGGATTTCGTTGTCGCAACTGTGGGCAGTATGAAGACCGCTCTGTTTCGCTTTGTTTATCTCACGCCCTAATGGTTTATCCACCTTGTGATGGTTGTAAGAAACAGTTCTGTGATGTCTGCTCCAAGATATCTGTAACTCAG TGTAAATCCTGCCTGAAACATTTCTGCACTAAATGCCAAAGCCAAGAGAATGAAAATATTTCCAAGAGTGGAACCTGTGACCAGTGTGATATTAAAGCTCTACACACCCTTCAGGAGATTTGTCGCACACAAATACGACACACCATCAGGGGTGCAATTGGAAAACGTGGGCCACCATATCACATGCTACGGTCAAGGGATatagaccaaaatgttcaacATCTTCCCCTCCCTGGTCCCGTGAAAAACTATGTGTGTTATAAATAG